The following are from one region of the Takifugu rubripes chromosome 12, fTakRub1.2, whole genome shotgun sequence genome:
- the erf gene encoding ETS domain-containing transcription factor ERF isoform X2, with protein sequence MKTPGESEWAYKPESSPGSRQIQLWHFILELLRKEEYHEVIAWQGDYGEFVIKDPDEVARLWGARKCKPQMNYDKLSRALRYYYNKRILHKTKGKRFTYKFNFNKLVLVNYPFIDMGSGRGIPQSAPPVPTGGTHFRFPPSTPTEVLSSSEELRSPSIFNSVARRMARGSVSDCSDGTSTNSEIEEALGADERGIGPERAFRSLLPPRLPHESLFRVYSGGPNPAGLTRPAPRVHTEPLSPFPVSPLPGPGGLMAPTLSPALSMTPTPHLPFTPSPSLSSPMMGSHFSFNPEDMKHYLQAHTQSVYNYHLSPRAFLHYPNIVIPHPHRPNLEKPTPHHIHGPSLALSHSLSQQPGSVEEPQQHQHSSPFKFKLQPPPLGRKQRDTVSSLAASSSSGHASFPGSAQNTNTAPPKIKVEPISDIESEEEVEVTDISEEDEPSHNDEDNSSGIFTPSIHHHPELNNHHQANGKTTEDNADEDPDDDDDEEVFKTPATPPSGSDGGLAVPPISLKSDPGQAAPTSPGGTRCIPLKLRFKRRWSEDQKMEADGDREEAEDKKVRANEGEEEEMEGKPGAQVVNKDERVRGGVILGLMLPPPPTQRRASSELQRATAQLSLENAGF encoded by the exons AATGGGCCTACAAGCCGGAGTCAAGCCCAGGCTCCAGACAGATTCAACTTTGGCATTttatcctggagctgctgcggaAGGAAGAATATCATGAGGTCATCGCTTGGCAGGGAGATTATGGAGAGTTTGTCATTAAGGACCCAGATGAGGTGGCCCGCTTGTGGGGTGCAAGGAAGTGTAAACCACAGATGAACTATGACAAACTCAGTCGAGCTTTAAG ATATTACTACAACAAGAGGATCCTCCACAAGACCAAAGGGAAAAGATTCACCTATAAGTTCAATTTCAACAAACTAGTGCTGGTCAACTACCCTTTCATTGACATGGGCTCTG GTCGAGGGATCCCTCAAAGTGCCCCTCCTGTGCCGACAGGAGGCACTCACTTTCGTTTCCCACCTTCCACACCGACAGAGGTCCTCTCATCCAGTGAAGAGCTTCGCAGCCCCAGCATTTTCAATAGTGTGGCTCGCCGCATGGCACGCGGTTCTGTGAGCGACTGCAGTGATGGTACTTCCACCAACTCTGAGATAGAGGAAGCCCTTGGAGCAGATGAGCGTGGCATTGGGCCAGAGAGGGCCTTCAGAAGCTTGCTTCCTCCACGCCTGCCTCATGAATCTCTCTTTAGGGTCTACAGTGGCGGACCAAACCCTGCAGGGCTCACTAGACCTGCCCCCAGGGTCCATACAGAGCCTCTGTCTCCATTCCCTGTGTCACCACTACCTGGTCCAGGAGGTCTCATGGCTCCAACTTTATCCCCCGCACTGTCtatgacccccaccccccacttgCCCTTcaccccttccccttccctgTCATCTCCCATGATGGGTTCTCATTTCTCCTTCAACCCAGAGGACATGAAGCACTACCTGCAGGCGCACACCCAGTCTGTCTACAACTACCACCTCAGCCCTAGAGCCTTCCTCCACTACCCAAATATTGTCATCCCTCATCCTCACCGCCCCAACCTGGAGAAACCGACCCCCCATCACATCCATGGCCCATCTCTGGCACTATCACATTCACTCAGCCAGCAGCCAGGAAGTGTggaggagccgcagcagcaccagcactcATCACCATTTAAGTTTAAGCTGCAGCCACCGCCTCTTGGACGCAAACAGAGGGACACAGTGAGCTCAttggctgcttcctcctcctcaggccaTGCTTCATTTCCAGGATCTGCTCAGAATACCAACACAGCACCTCCCAAGATCAAG GTGGAACCGATATCAGACATTGAGTCTGAAGAAGAAGTGGAGGTTACTGATATAAGTGAGGAAGATGAGCCCAGTCACAATGATGAGGATAACAGCAGTGGCATCTTtactccatccattcatcaccACCCTGAGCTCAACAACCACCATCAAGCTAATGGTAAAACCACTGAGGATAATGCAGATGAAgatcctgatgatgatgatgatgaggaggtcTTTAAGACTCCTGCCACCCCTCCATCTGGCAGCGATGGTGGTCTGGCCGTCCCTCCAATAAGTCTGAAAAGTGATCCAGGCCAAGCGGCTCCCACCAGCCCCGGGGGGACACGCTGCATCCCGCTGAAGCTCCGTTTTAAACGCCGCTGGAGTGAGGACcagaagatggaggcagacGGAGATAGGGAGGAGGCTGAAGATAAGAAAGTGAGGGCCaatgaaggggaggaggaggaaatggagggtAAACCTGGAGCACAAGTGGTGAATAAAGATGAAAGAGTACGTGGGGGTGTTATTTTGGGGTTAATGCTGCCACCACCTCCAACCCAACGCAGAGCAAGCTCAGAGCTACAGAGAGCAACGGCACAGCTATCTCTTGAAAATGCTGGCTTCTAA
- the erf gene encoding ETS domain-containing transcription factor ERF isoform X1: MKTPGESGFVFPEWAYKPESSPGSRQIQLWHFILELLRKEEYHEVIAWQGDYGEFVIKDPDEVARLWGARKCKPQMNYDKLSRALRYYYNKRILHKTKGKRFTYKFNFNKLVLVNYPFIDMGSGRGIPQSAPPVPTGGTHFRFPPSTPTEVLSSSEELRSPSIFNSVARRMARGSVSDCSDGTSTNSEIEEALGADERGIGPERAFRSLLPPRLPHESLFRVYSGGPNPAGLTRPAPRVHTEPLSPFPVSPLPGPGGLMAPTLSPALSMTPTPHLPFTPSPSLSSPMMGSHFSFNPEDMKHYLQAHTQSVYNYHLSPRAFLHYPNIVIPHPHRPNLEKPTPHHIHGPSLALSHSLSQQPGSVEEPQQHQHSSPFKFKLQPPPLGRKQRDTVSSLAASSSSGHASFPGSAQNTNTAPPKIKVEPISDIESEEEVEVTDISEEDEPSHNDEDNSSGIFTPSIHHHPELNNHHQANGKTTEDNADEDPDDDDDEEVFKTPATPPSGSDGGLAVPPISLKSDPGQAAPTSPGGTRCIPLKLRFKRRWSEDQKMEADGDREEAEDKKVRANEGEEEEMEGKPGAQVVNKDERVRGGVILGLMLPPPPTQRRASSELQRATAQLSLENAGF; the protein is encoded by the exons GGTTTGTCTTTCCAGAATGGGCCTACAAGCCGGAGTCAAGCCCAGGCTCCAGACAGATTCAACTTTGGCATTttatcctggagctgctgcggaAGGAAGAATATCATGAGGTCATCGCTTGGCAGGGAGATTATGGAGAGTTTGTCATTAAGGACCCAGATGAGGTGGCCCGCTTGTGGGGTGCAAGGAAGTGTAAACCACAGATGAACTATGACAAACTCAGTCGAGCTTTAAG ATATTACTACAACAAGAGGATCCTCCACAAGACCAAAGGGAAAAGATTCACCTATAAGTTCAATTTCAACAAACTAGTGCTGGTCAACTACCCTTTCATTGACATGGGCTCTG GTCGAGGGATCCCTCAAAGTGCCCCTCCTGTGCCGACAGGAGGCACTCACTTTCGTTTCCCACCTTCCACACCGACAGAGGTCCTCTCATCCAGTGAAGAGCTTCGCAGCCCCAGCATTTTCAATAGTGTGGCTCGCCGCATGGCACGCGGTTCTGTGAGCGACTGCAGTGATGGTACTTCCACCAACTCTGAGATAGAGGAAGCCCTTGGAGCAGATGAGCGTGGCATTGGGCCAGAGAGGGCCTTCAGAAGCTTGCTTCCTCCACGCCTGCCTCATGAATCTCTCTTTAGGGTCTACAGTGGCGGACCAAACCCTGCAGGGCTCACTAGACCTGCCCCCAGGGTCCATACAGAGCCTCTGTCTCCATTCCCTGTGTCACCACTACCTGGTCCAGGAGGTCTCATGGCTCCAACTTTATCCCCCGCACTGTCtatgacccccaccccccacttgCCCTTcaccccttccccttccctgTCATCTCCCATGATGGGTTCTCATTTCTCCTTCAACCCAGAGGACATGAAGCACTACCTGCAGGCGCACACCCAGTCTGTCTACAACTACCACCTCAGCCCTAGAGCCTTCCTCCACTACCCAAATATTGTCATCCCTCATCCTCACCGCCCCAACCTGGAGAAACCGACCCCCCATCACATCCATGGCCCATCTCTGGCACTATCACATTCACTCAGCCAGCAGCCAGGAAGTGTggaggagccgcagcagcaccagcactcATCACCATTTAAGTTTAAGCTGCAGCCACCGCCTCTTGGACGCAAACAGAGGGACACAGTGAGCTCAttggctgcttcctcctcctcaggccaTGCTTCATTTCCAGGATCTGCTCAGAATACCAACACAGCACCTCCCAAGATCAAG GTGGAACCGATATCAGACATTGAGTCTGAAGAAGAAGTGGAGGTTACTGATATAAGTGAGGAAGATGAGCCCAGTCACAATGATGAGGATAACAGCAGTGGCATCTTtactccatccattcatcaccACCCTGAGCTCAACAACCACCATCAAGCTAATGGTAAAACCACTGAGGATAATGCAGATGAAgatcctgatgatgatgatgatgaggaggtcTTTAAGACTCCTGCCACCCCTCCATCTGGCAGCGATGGTGGTCTGGCCGTCCCTCCAATAAGTCTGAAAAGTGATCCAGGCCAAGCGGCTCCCACCAGCCCCGGGGGGACACGCTGCATCCCGCTGAAGCTCCGTTTTAAACGCCGCTGGAGTGAGGACcagaagatggaggcagacGGAGATAGGGAGGAGGCTGAAGATAAGAAAGTGAGGGCCaatgaaggggaggaggaggaaatggagggtAAACCTGGAGCACAAGTGGTGAATAAAGATGAAAGAGTACGTGGGGGTGTTATTTTGGGGTTAATGCTGCCACCACCTCCAACCCAACGCAGAGCAAGCTCAGAGCTACAGAGAGCAACGGCACAGCTATCTCTTGAAAATGCTGGCTTCTAA